agtattgcaataaatgattaaatctcaattttaacctaaataaatggaagacaaactaaactctctagcacaatttcaatttaactcaaatataaggctaattaatatataaatttaataacttaattataaaaaattttaatggtagtgcactatttaaatgtattttaacacttcttcaagaagttagcattttattgggctattatttgtccaattgtttttgccttaaaaattatttttgagtaGAAGACACATCATCTTTCCATTTTTCCTCCAAAAATGGCATTAAGGacttttcatcaaacttgcactttagattagtatagatataatattttctctcaccacgtctaaaacatctcctaaaatctcatatcaTTACTCAAGTGCGACATTTATTATGGAAGATAAAGCATTTTTCTTTATcaactcatttttttataaaaaaaaactatcaacTCATTTATGTTGACACACTTTCATTTTTGTCTCCCTCTTTTGATTTTGGTTGAGTTTATCCCCAAAAGggggaaatttttttattttctgacaAATACttcaaaagataaataaattttttggaGCTAAATGAACGAGATGATCGAACTATCACAGTCCCATTAAAGTTGTGGGCCGAATAGAGGCGCCCTTTCCTATACCTACTCATTCATAACCAAATTATTactatttgatttaaatttatttatttgaatcaCCAAATTAATTGAAGGATTTATTAATTTTCTAGCTGGTTTATATAGCAGATATATGTCATTTCATCTCATCGTACATAAACCAACTATGCCCCATGGATGTACACGTATATAGCTGGCTACCTAGCTAACTACACTCTAAAACTATAGTAATTGATTATTTAATATTGATAATTCATAATCTTGTACATACATGAAATTCTCCTATACTCGAAATACAATGTCCATAAACTTAATCTACGAATTAAGAGAATGGCTAGGTTTCATTAtcattagaaaagaaaatattcatCATCGATCGTTTTCTTAATTTGAGTCGCATATCGTGATATTCGAAGATAAATAATTTTCTTCGAACGCTTGATAAGTTATACTCCAGATTCTAATGAcagattaaaattaaatttcaagtATATAATTAGAAATTATACAATTTGCTTACTAACTTATTTACATCGTGTGCAAATTAATATTCTAACTCATCAAAAGATATGTTAAAGTGACAAATTATTTGTCAACTTAAGATTCTCATATGACCTGTTCTGGCTACAATAAAAAGGGAAATTtacaattaaaatagaaaagtaCTTGTTTACAAAATCTATCATGagttagtagtattattatttttgataaTATATTGAATATTAGCGGGTACTCGGGGTAGTATGTACTGATTTCAGACTCTATTGAATTATTTAGATTCGGGCTTAATGTATCGTTTTGAATATGAAGAAATTTATTCAATCATTGGGAAAATGAATTATTATCTACGTGaacaaaagagaaaatattGATCCAAAGGAAAGTCCTTGAGTACCAAATACAGATAAATCAATAAATGGGATCGATCACCAATATAAATTTAACGTGAACCActaaattaatactagtaaatGTTCTACATTATCGATTTGCAACTCTGATTCATACATTTAATGCgtatttttactatatttgttgGTTGCCGATATAGGCGTCATCTATTTGTCGAATcataaatgaaagaaaaatagtaTTACACCAAAtttaatttttgggattttatCTCACAAAACCTTTTGCAGTAACACCAAATATGGTATTGTTTCACAATAAACACTAAAAATGGGTTTGGGTTTGATGTATGGTTGGAAAAGATTTGTACACCGAAACTCATTTTTGGTGTATGATTGGAGATGGTCTAAAAGAAATaactcaaaataaaagaataattggGTAGGGACACCGGTAGCCTCTCGACCTACAAAAATATTTAAGCTTTCAACTAACTCCCAACCTACaacaattaaaacaaaactaAGATTCGGTATTACGATGTATATGGTCACATTTATTGCTTGTTTACAATACGAGATAAGTATCAATTAATACACATCGCTCATCAATTCcgtctatatatatatctatagcAAGTGGACCATATGGtccatatatatatgtgtgttagTGTATGACAAAGCCCTacatagttttttattttttattttacttttttactccacaatagttgaagagaaagggagagaaagaggattagacataaagtgattgaaaaagtaaggTGAAAAATATCACGTCAGACACTCAAAGcataaaaaatatcatattcaatATTAGAGAgatagataaaatatcatatccaGTATCTAAatatgaaagtccaaaaatgTCTTTCATGTCTTGGTGGACATTTTTGgtgcaaaattgtgatgaataatgaaaaaataccaCAAATGTGATCATACCTTAATCCATGGACTacccatgatatttttaaaattcaggaACTATTTGCGTGCAAAACGCATAGTTGAAGGACCATTTGCATAgttctctctattttttaattataaaacatcAACATAGATGAGTTATCTATCTTACGTAAATGTCTAAGAGGTTGGGAAAAAAATCAACTGGAAAGGATACACTGATGACATACAAGTTCATAAAAAAATTGCATTCTCTCTCACTTTTGATACAAAGGCGCAGAAAAAAAACTGCTTAAAACATTAGAGACAAAATTGAATGAATTACAAAGGCCCTCAAAATAAAGATTACATGGGCAGAGAGGATCATATCTATCTAGAACCAAATTACAAATGCTTTTCACGAAGTGTATTAGTGTATGACAAAGCCCtacataaaacaaaaacaacatacaCAGACACCACACTCTTCATTGCAATGTCCGTTCGCTTCTTCGTTCTTTCAGCTCACTGGGCATGATTGACACTGAATCGATGCAGAGGCCGCCTTTCGAATGCGTACAGTCGATTTGTTTCATTGAGAACCGTACTTCGGTGGGTGGATCCGACTCCTTGACTAGGAACTGACCCACCTTGTACTCAATCCAACAACCCCGTTTGTAACTCCCATTAGCATCACCCTCTGGTATGTCGTCTAAGAAGCACTCACTTGATGCGTGTTGGCTGCCTGAAGTAGATAACACGAACCTTACGGGCTTGATATCCCAGCCATGAGTGTGATCAAAGTGAGAGATACGGCGCCCCAGTCTCCTAGAAAATCTCCCAAGGTGTATCCTAAATGACAGTGTGTATACATCTGGTGGGAAAGGAAACGTAACAGATCCATCAACTTCAAACCACCATATTTGCTGTAAATATGCTACAACGTTAAATCTGCAAACAACAAATATATTAGTATAAACATGTGTAAAATGTTTGAACCAGTAGCAGTACCAACACCAATGATCTATTTGCTAGAGGGAGAGTCTCATGTCACACCATCTGCCGTATTTGCAAATAAAAGGTTTGTATCACAAGGAAAAGTCTTAAGTTTTAGAGTACACACATAAGTTTTAAGTGTAGAACCAGTGAAATTGAACTGCTGATAACTTCCAACAAGAATACTTTAACTTCAAGGTTTGTAATTGTTTTGAAATTCAATTGGTGTGCAGATCACTTGAATTCTACTTCATGGAGCTAAACATTGAAGCAATGTGGAACTGGGTCTGGAGCAACTTTCAATAATGTAGTCTCTCAAATGCAACCAAAATGATAATGATGGTGAATGGATATTATTTTGCCATAAATGTTCACCAACTAAGTAGAAGTAAAAAGCAAAAATGAATTTACATGTTGAAGGTAAACCATGACCACAATCCTAGAGCATGACAGACAAATAAAGATGCACATAATCTAGCTTTTATGACGCAAAAGCCAGTAAAGGAGGAAACAACTTTTGCTTTAACTGATTTGAGCACCCAAAGATAAAAATATCATGTACCTGAGTAGAACATATCCAGAAATCATATAAAAAACAAACTCTATTATTTATACAGACCGTGATACCTCATATCCCTATCACATCATAGGAACCTAATGGGTTGATCAATACAGAACACTGAACCCCAACATTAACCTCTGTACAATAAGGACCTTAAGGGCCAAAATTCATGGAGCACTTGCTAACCTGATCCCTTTCCACACAGAAAAAGCTGGGCATAGCTATCTGTACCTTTAGTTAAAATGCAATATATGCCAGCAattttcatcttccagaatGGAAATTATTGCATACGGCACAAGGTTTCACTTTTTTCCTTTAACAGCTGAAGAGCATCTGTTTAAGTTTTCCTTACACTAAATAGAAAATTCATTTTCAAATAAGAAACTACTACAGCACACATTATTTTttatcttagattatttctaaACACACAATTCTGCACTATTCTGTGTCTTCTATAGgtttaactaactaactaactgccAATGATAAGTGAAGTACTCTTACACATTCAAAATCAATGTCAAGTGAAATTATAAAGCATCGGAACCCTCAGCCACCAACTGGTAAACATCAGAAATATTATCTGTAAAGCAAAATacttgagaaaaagaaaagcagTAGAAAACGTTATATCAGGGAAGAAACTGAATTCATAGCTCATCAACTGGAAAGTTTAATAGCTCATCCAGTGTCTTCTTGGGGGTTCTGGCCTTTCTGGGTACCTTTTCCGGGATGCATTATAATCAAGAGCTTTTTTCTAGTTCGATATAAAATCTTAACCAAATTGAACAGCCCATGCCCCTAACAGTCAGGGATATGTGCgattaaaatttaagttaagATTTCCATAGAATACAACCATATCTGAAATTGTCTCAAACCACTTTGCTTCGTCCAGAAACAAAATGTCAATATGTGACTTTGAGAGTATTAGGTATAGATCGTTGCAAACTAACCTGGATTCTTCGGTAGGAACCCAATTCCAATATCTCCTGTCGTCGATGCCAGTGATAGACATTCCCTTTGCTGATATTGACATGCAAACTCTCCCAGCATATCTGTCCACCCATACCAACTGCAAATTCCCAAGGTGAAATGTGAAGTATAttcaaagaaatgaaaaagaacAAAATTCAATTAACTAAACATGCTAAAGAGATTCAAATAATGAAACCTCTGATTCCATCAATCAAAAAGAGCAACCCTAGATTAGGAGCGTAATGATTTCAAGAAAACAATGGCCTGACGATTCagcaaaatattaaattttgagtAAAATGTAGTATAACATGATAACGAAACAGCATTCAAAAACATCCCTTTGATAAACAATAACTAGCAGCAGCACATATCCTAACAGAAAGAAATTGGGGATTGATAAGCTGAAAATCGTAAACTTCATTCCGAGAAGAAAAGTCAGTTAATAAACATTTCAAAAGAAAATAACTCAACTGATCGAAAACTATATTCATTAATCATTCGCACAGAACGAATCCTCCATATCCTAACTATCGCAACATTTAATAACACAACAAACAAATAATAAGCACAAAAAagccaaaaatcaaaatcactGCAACGGAGACGATCCCAATCGATAAACTGCCGCAGAAATATTTATTTGAAGTGGTTGAAAATAATCAAACTGACAGTAATAGAAATTAGAGTCCTAAAAGCGCAAATACATCGAGGGCATGCCTTGTTGGCGTCGTCGAAGAGGTTAGGGCGTGCGAGGAAGGCAAAAATATCCTTTCTGGAGAGGTTTCCACAAAGAGCGGGTTGCGAGAGAAGCTGGAGGAGGAGGTGGTAATTGGAGGGGAGCTTCGCCTCCCATACGGCGTCGGATGAGGCGGCACCGCGGAAGGCGCGATTGAGGCGAGCCAAATTGCATATCTCCGGTGGAGAGAGGTAGAGAAAGACGCACGCAACGCAGCTCTCCGGTATATCCCCTAGACCCggtccgccgctgcccgaccCGGTTTCCCCCAAATTCGACAATGATGCCCCCATTAGCGCCTGCGATTGCCGTATGCCGGTGATTCCGGAAGAAAATTCCGGCGATGGTGGTGGAGGGGGAAGAGGGAATTTTTTGTATCGGCGACTGCAACACTACAGCTCCGCCATTACTTTTTCGgtgtttttaattttgaattggaAATAGAATCGAATCAATAAATATCCAGAAAACTAAAAATGGCGCATTTCGTTTTCACTAGTTCTTTTCATTAGTTTGATATCTCTAAAGTTAGTCAATTTACAATTTAGTTTTAGTTTATCAAATAAATTGACTTATAATTAGCCAAGGTAGGGAAGGTTGGAATTCTATTTATTCTCGACCAATCAAAGTTGTATTAGGTTTAAATTCGATCATTTAGTTAAAGTTGAAGATTGTTCAAATCTATGCTTCAAAACTTTGggtaaaattaataaagttgAACTTGTCacgaattgaattgaattgaaatattgaaatatttttaaaatggttTGAAAATTAATTGTGCCTTCTTTGCAATAAGATCGTGGTTTAAATTGTTATATACACATAAATTTTGTAATAAGATCGAGATGTGAAATTTATATCTATTTGATATTGAGTATTGAATTTTTTATGGTAAACTTAGCTTcttaatataaaatttgaatcatTACTTGAGTAGGAATTTCATGTACCAGCAATACAAAATTTTGTACTAGGAAGAACAAAAAGAACTGATAATAGTCAATTATAGTAACACCAAATTTATAGTGGGTCTTCTTCGAAAAGAAGTCTCGAACATCATGGTTTTGTTTATTGGCCTTTTTCTAACACGTTTTATTGACTTAGAAAATGTCGAATCAACAAAAAATTGGTCAAAACGATTGATTGATTCCCATGGTTTTATTAGATATAGTAAATACCACTATATCAATTTGACACTTCACCAAATTAGATCACGAGtgggattttttattttctaaaacatgctttttaTGTTATAAGAGTGTATAATGTACATATAATATCTTAattcttagagcatccccatccgtgctcttgccaacgagcacggatgtgggcccggacccacttttattccctgctcttagacaagagcacaacacgCACATCCGTGTTCTTCTcgaaggacaagctcaagggtcccaccattctatttttcaatttaaataaaaacatttccacataattaaaatgcattaaaaatatccggaataatattacaaattataaaaaaataaaaaaa
This genomic interval from Salvia splendens isolate huo1 chromosome 13, SspV2, whole genome shotgun sequence contains the following:
- the LOC121762629 gene encoding F-box protein PP2-A15-like, encoding MGASLSNLGETGSGSGGPGLGDIPESCVACVFLYLSPPEICNLARLNRAFRGAASSDAVWEAKLPSNYHLLLQLLSQPALCGNLSRKDIFAFLARPNLFDDANKLVWVDRYAGRVCMSISAKGMSITGIDDRRYWNWVPTEESRFNVVAYLQQIWWFEVDGSVTFPFPPDVYTLSFRIHLGRFSRRLGRRISHFDHTHGWDIKPVRFVLSTSGSQHASSECFLDDIPEGDANGSYKRGCWIEYKVGQFLVKESDPPTEVRFSMKQIDCTHSKGGLCIDSVSIMPSELKERRSERTLQ